A window from Pseudomonas sp. MRSN 12121 encodes these proteins:
- a CDS encoding alkaline phosphatase: protein MSEFNLGRRRVIQVAGAGLLLPGLAPAVIASPKDRPKMVDGVQSGDLLGDRAMVWSRTDRPARMVVEWDTRSRFGNPRRFVSQLADARTDFTARVELGGLPTDQAIFYRVYFEDARTGVRSKPWFGHLRSVPQARRDIRFVWSGDTVGQGFGINPDIGGMRIYEAMRRRLPDFFIHSGDTIYADGPVPAQLTTEGGRIWRNITTEAKSKVAETLDEYRGNYRYNLLDENVRRFNAEVPQIWQWDDHEVVNNWSPSKVLDERYTEKNIHTLVARARQAWLEYAPMRLQSADQGGRIYRKLSYGPLLDVFVLDMRSYRGGNDDNLGAAKPFLGREQLDWLKQGLKHSKAQWKVVAADMPIGLGVPDGEVSPGVPRWEAIANGDPGPAQGRELEIAELLAFLRKHKVRNHVWLTADVHYCAAHHYHPDRAAFQDFEPFWEFVAGPLNAGSFGPNALDKTFGPEVVFQKAPPTQNSSPFAGFQFFGEVQIEGQSGELTVILRDLDGVAVFERKLQPV from the coding sequence ATGAGCGAGTTCAACCTCGGGCGGCGGCGGGTGATTCAGGTGGCGGGGGCGGGGTTGTTGTTGCCGGGGTTGGCGCCGGCGGTGATCGCCTCGCCCAAGGATCGGCCGAAGATGGTCGACGGTGTGCAGTCCGGGGACTTGCTCGGCGATCGGGCGATGGTCTGGAGCCGCACCGATCGGCCGGCGCGGATGGTGGTGGAGTGGGATACCCGCAGCCGGTTCGGCAATCCCCGTCGGTTCGTCTCGCAGTTGGCCGATGCCCGCACCGATTTCACCGCGCGGGTCGAGCTGGGTGGGTTGCCCACCGACCAGGCGATTTTTTATCGGGTGTATTTCGAGGACGCGCGGACCGGCGTGCGCAGCAAGCCCTGGTTCGGCCATTTGCGCAGTGTGCCGCAGGCCCGTCGCGATATCCGTTTTGTGTGGAGCGGCGACACCGTCGGCCAGGGCTTCGGTATCAATCCGGACATTGGCGGCATGCGCATCTACGAGGCCATGCGTCGGCGCCTGCCGGACTTTTTTATCCACAGCGGCGACACCATCTACGCCGACGGCCCGGTGCCGGCGCAGTTGACCACCGAGGGTGGGCGGATCTGGCGCAATATCACCACCGAGGCCAAGAGCAAGGTCGCCGAGACCCTCGACGAGTACCGCGGCAATTACCGCTACAACCTGCTGGACGAGAACGTGCGGCGCTTCAATGCCGAGGTGCCGCAGATCTGGCAGTGGGACGACCATGAGGTGGTCAACAACTGGTCGCCGAGCAAGGTGTTGGACGAGCGTTATACCGAAAAAAATATCCACACCCTGGTGGCGCGCGCGCGGCAGGCCTGGCTGGAATACGCGCCGATGCGCTTGCAGAGCGCCGACCAGGGCGGGCGGATCTACCGCAAGCTGAGCTACGGGCCGCTGCTGGATGTGTTCGTGCTGGACATGCGCAGCTATCGCGGCGGCAACGACGACAACCTCGGCGCGGCCAAGCCGTTCCTCGGCCGCGAACAACTGGACTGGCTCAAGCAGGGGCTCAAGCATTCCAAGGCGCAATGGAAGGTGGTGGCGGCCGACATGCCCATCGGCCTAGGCGTGCCGGACGGCGAGGTCAGCCCCGGCGTGCCGCGCTGGGAGGCGATTGCCAATGGCGACCCGGGCCCGGCCCAGGGCCGCGAGCTGGAGATCGCCGAGTTGCTGGCGTTCCTGCGCAAGCACAAGGTGCGCAACCATGTGTGGCTGACGGCGGACGTGCATTACTGCGCGGCGCACCATTACCACCCGGACCGCGCCGCGTTCCAGGATTTCGAGCCGTTCTGGGAATTCGTCGCAGGTCCCTTGAACGCCGGCAGCTTCGGGCCCAACGCGCTGGACAAGACCTTCGGCCCGGAGGTGGTGTTCCAGAAGGCGCCGCCGACGCAGAACAGCTCACCGTTTGCGGGTTTCCAGTT